The Klebsiella sp. RIT-PI-d genomic sequence GAGGTATACCGCCCGGCCAGATTCAACATCACGGCTCAGACGCAGGATCTCCTGTTGGGTACCCGGCATAGAGGAAACGCGTTTATTCAGGCGCGTTTTTTCCTGCTCCAGGGTCTGACGTTTTTCCATCAGCGCCCGGTAAGTCGGGTGATCCTTTTTATATAACTGAGAGATTTCTGCTTCACGGAAGGTTAATTCGTTAAGCTGATTGTCAGCGTTAACAATCTGTTCCAGGACCGACTTGGCTTCCAGATTGAGATCGACAGAGTCGCTTTGCTTACGGTAGGCATTTAATTTATCTTCTGCCTGATCGAGGTCGCTTCGCACCTGCGGCAGCTGCCGTTGCAAAAACTCAAGGCTTTTTGAATCCTGAGCTGCCTGACGGGCGATGTTCTGCTGCAAATAGTTATCAGAAATGCTGTTCAGGATACGGGCGATCAGCTGCGGATCTTCGCCGGTAACGGTTAGCCCCAGCATACCGCTGTCTTTGGTTTTTTCGCTGACGGTAAATTGTTTGAGCAGCTCGTTAATCGCTTCCAGATCGGTTAGCTGACGCAGCGTAAAACGGGTGCCGGGTTCCGCATCAATATCAGCAATTTTGAGCGAGAAGCCGTTTTTATCAAGCAACTGTCCCGTTTGACCTGCTACCGTAAAATCATCACCTTCAACCTGAAAGTGCCCGTTCTCACCGACGGTCAGCGTAAATTCCTGCTGCGTCATTTCTTTCGGAACGGCAAGCCAGGTCAGGGCAATCTCGCCAGGCTTTTTACCTGTTAAACGCGCCCAGCCACGGCCAAAGACCGGAAAATAGTCCTGTTCAACGACATTACGCAGGCTCAGATCGTCAATCGTTTTGCCAAGGATCATGCGCGACTGAAGTAACTGAATTTCAGGTGCGGACTCCGGAGACGAATCCGGGATCATCTGGCTTAAACTACTGAGAATGGCATTACCCTGCTTTTGTTCCACCTGAATCAGCGCATCAGCCTGGTATACCGGCGTGGAAAACAACGCATAAATAACCGCGATAACGGTAAAAAACAGCGTAACGAAAAAGATGAGTTTTTTATGGTCGATCAGATCGCCCAGAAGACGTCCCAGATCCAACTCATTGTTCGCCGTTTCAGCAGGGGCAGTGGTGACTTTTGTCGACATAACGAATGTTTATCCCGTTTTATTTTCCGAGCCTGACAGCCC encodes the following:
- the etk gene encoding tyrosine-protein kinase — translated: MSTKVTTAPAETANNELDLGRLLGDLIDHKKLIFFVTLFFTVIAVIYALFSTPVYQADALIQVEQKQGNAILSSLSQMIPDSSPESAPEIQLLQSRMILGKTIDDLSLRNVVEQDYFPVFGRGWARLTGKKPGEIALTWLAVPKEMTQQEFTLTVGENGHFQVEGDDFTVAGQTGQLLDKNGFSLKIADIDAEPGTRFTLRQLTDLEAINELLKQFTVSEKTKDSGMLGLTVTGEDPQLIARILNSISDNYLQQNIARQAAQDSKSLEFLQRQLPQVRSDLDQAEDKLNAYRKQSDSVDLNLEAKSVLEQIVNADNQLNELTFREAEISQLYKKDHPTYRALMEKRQTLEQEKTRLNKRVSSMPGTQQEILRLSRDVESGRAVYLQLLNRQQELSIAQSSAIGNVRIIDPAVTQPLPIKPKKALIVALGLLMGLFVSIGLVLARMLLRKGIDSPEQLEEQGINVYATVPLSDWLAQKTRLRNKNIFSSRTQHKTKNIPFLAVDNPIDLSVEAIRGLRTSLHFAMMESTNNLLMISGATPDSGKTFISSSLAAIVAQAGQKVLYIDADMRRGYAHDLFGFSNTDGLSSVLSGKTTATAAIQNFSKGGFDVLTRGQVPPNPAELLMHDRFRQLLDWASENYDMVIIDTPPILAVTDAAVIGRSAGTCLVVARFEVNSVKEMTVCVQRLEQAGVNVKGAILNGVIKRASSYYGYGYNHYGYSYTDKK